The Aspergillus chevalieri M1 DNA, chromosome 5, nearly complete sequence genome includes a region encoding these proteins:
- a CDS encoding uncharacterized protein (COG:Q;~EggNog:ENOG410PI1V;~InterPro:IPR011059,IPR022742,IPR029058,IPR006680, IPR036663,IPR011234,IPR032466;~MEROPS:MER0005900;~PFAM:PF12146,PF00561,PF12697,PF01979,PF01557;~TransMembrane:1 (o894-915i);~go_function: GO:0003824 - catalytic activity [Evidence IEA];~go_function: GO:0016787 - hydrolase activity [Evidence IEA];~go_function: GO:0016810 - hydrolase activity, acting on carbon-nitrogen (but not peptide) bonds [Evidence IEA]) — MAPGLVETTLPYINGTSKQHTDRPREVWGTSLPTRKLSPHEDVHYDTGLKPRAHRITSGSFTSKILFLNVQILDSTGAQPYPGDVLIQGERISYVGTVPGVEKLRVDPSVKVIQGNGRTLMSGLGDAHTHLTWNGGALDNLGDLGIEEHTLCTARSAMMYLDSGYTMCFGAASAKDRLDSVVRDAINQGILPGPRYLANAREIARRGGELAAEITAFADGPLEMREIIRSHAKIGVDQIKLSMSGEDMVDTRPANDCYFTDDEVAACVDEAHRHGLRVCSHARSRDSIAQCIKHGVDVIYHASYMDEETMDALEKNKHKHVVAPGLNWLYATLHDAAPFGISYTQAEKTGYKKELEAAIRGCKEMHERGITVLPGGDYGFAWTPHGTYARDLEHFVKLLDYTPMETIIAATAGVARLFMQERELGKIQPGYYADCILVDGNPLNDISILQDHDRLNVIMINGRIHKASPKDFAQQLTSAPAIEEAVPQKDHFSNFITFLDEHGKQRVGHLDLGTMRVTQLVMPSGAPVSSLYQVIELKNEVTPVGEPTSVEEVRILPPFSDRDILAVGKNYAEHAAEFNKSGYDSSDKIDQPSHPVMFTKRSTSIIASGEEIYSHPEFTESLDYEGEIGVVLGRSGYQIPEEEAMDYVWGYTIINDVTARERQRDHKQFYIGKSADTFCPMGPIAVPAEYLPKKLRVQTFVNGEKRQDATTDDLIFSIPTLIKTLSEGTTLRAGDVIATGTPAGVGFGQSPVQFLRPGDRVEVEVTGLGRLQNVVGAESEKLSNGLIPSESKSHLPDLNVETTAGGAGLTEIGGKQMNIQKIGNGPETAIFVHGLGGTSEYFTPFVKSRDFESRFTSYVYDLEGHGLTPTNIASQVTIGSYADDLANIIDFTSITTPITLIAHSMGCLVAITYALRDPSRIKNLILMGPVSTPLPPPAQQALTARAQAVRTKGLLGSGTADTVSDAGTSSATKMFQPVAYTAVRSSLLNTNPEGYAKACTALVGCEALAIEKLTMPVLVMTGDEDKTASVQAVTANVHERLADSRLEILKCTGHWHVYENPEGVSRAIRSFLA; from the exons GAGAACGTATTAGCTATGTTGGAACTGTTCCTGGGGTCGAAAAACTGCGCGTCGACCCCAGCGTTAAGGTCATCCAGGGTAATGGGCGAACGCTAATGTCTGGCCTGGGAGACGCCCATACTCACCTCACTTGGAATGGAGGGGCCCTAG ATAACTTGGGAGACCTCGGCATCGAGGAGCATACGCTGTGCACGGCCCGGTCCGCCATGATGTATTTAGATTCTGGATACACAAT GTGCTTCGGGGCTGCCTCAGCTAAAGACCGTTTGGATagcgttgttcgcgatgctatCAACCAAGGGATACTGCCGGGACCGCGTTATTTGGCCAACGCCAGAGAGATCGCTCGGAGGGGAGGCGAGCTTGCCGCAGAAATTACTGCATTTGCAGACG GGCCATTGGAGATGCGAGAAATTATACGGAGTCATGCTAAAATCGGCGTGGACCAGATCAAGTTGAGCATGTCTGGGGAAGAT ATGGTGGATACTAGACCTGCAAATGACTGCTACTTTACTGACGATGAAGTGGCGGCATGTGTTGATGAAG CACATCGTCATGGATTAAGGGTATGCTCTCACGCCCGATCTCGCGATTCGATTGCTCAATGCATCAAACACGGAGTCGACGTAATATACCACGCCAGCTACATGGATGAAGAGACCATGGATGCACTCGAAAAGAACAAGCATAAGCACGTCGTCGCTCCCGGTCTTAATTGGCTCTATGCAACTCTTCACGATGCGGCTCCATTCGGTATCTCGTATACCCAGGCTGAGAAAACTGGATACAAAAAGGAATTGGAGGCAGCGATTAGAGGTTGCAAGGAAATGCATGAAAGGGGTATTACTGTTCTTCC AGGTGGTGATTACGGCTTCGCCTGGACACCTCATGGTACCTATGCTCGAGACCTAGAGCATTTCGTCAAGCTTCTTGATTACACACCCATGGAAACTATCATCGCTGCGACTGCTGGCGTGGCACGACTCTTTATGCAAGAGCGTGAGCTCGGCAAGATTCAACCAGGCTATTATGCAGACTGCATCTTGGTGGATGGAAATCCCCTGAACGACATCAGCATTTTACAAGACCATGACCGGCTCAACGTTATCATGATCAATGGCAGAATCCACAAAGCCTCTCCAAAGGACTTTGCACAGCAGTTGACTAGTGCACCTGCTATTGAAGAGGCTGTACCACAGAAAGATCACTTCAGCAACTTCATCACCTTTTTGGATGAGCATGGCAAGCAGCGTGTGGGCCATCTTGACCTTGGTACTATGAGAGTGACCCAATTAGTTATGCCCTCTGGAGCTCCTGTCAGCTCATTGTATCAAGTTATCGAGCTTAAGAATGAAGTGACACCCGTGGGTGAGCCTACTTCTGTCGAAGAGGTCCGGATTCTACCTCCATTCAGTGATCGTGATATCCTAGCAGTGGGTAAAAACTACGCAGAGCACGCTGCAGAGTTTAACAAAAGCGGGTATGACTCTAGCGACAAGATTGATCAAC CATCACACCCAGTCATGTTTACCAAGCGATCTACGAGTATAATTGCCAGTGGTGAAGAGATATACTCCCATCCTGAGTTTACTGAATCTCTTGACTATGAGGGAGAAATTGGTGTGGTTCTTGGGAGGTCAGGGTACCAAATCCCAGAGGAGGAAGCTATGGATTATGTTTGGGGCTATACCATCATCAACG ATGTTACAGCGCGCGAAAGACAAAGAGACCACAAGCAGTTCTATATCGGGAAATCCGCGGACACCTTTTGTCCCATG GGCCCAATCGCTGTGCCAGCCGAGTATCTCCCCAAGAAACTCCGCGTACAAACCTTCGTTAATGGGGAGAAGCGCCAGGATGCTACCACAGACGATCTCATATTCTCTATTCCAACTTTGATCAAGACCCTTTCCGAAGGTACTACCCTCAGAGCAGGTGATGTAATTGCTACTGGGACCCCTGCCGGTGTAGGATTCGGACAGAGCCCCGTTCAGTTCTTGAGACCTGGCGACCGAG TTGAGGTCGAGGTCACCGGACTTGGTCGTCTTCAAAACGTCGTTGGCGCCGAATCGGAGAAGTTGAGCAACGGTCTCATACCTTCAGAATCAAAATCTCACCTTCCAGACCTCAATGTGGAGACTACCGCTGGTGGGGCCGGCTTAACTGAAATAGGAGGAAAGCAGATGAATATACAAAAGATAGGAAACGGTCCCGAAACAGCCATTTTCGTCCATGGCTTAGGCGGTACAAGCGAATACTTTACTCCATTCGTCAAATCCAGAGACTTCGAGTCCCGATTCACCAGCTACGTCTACGACTTGGAAGGTCACGGCTTGACGCCCACCAACATCGCGTCCCAAGTCACGATCGGAAGCTATGCCGATGACCTCGCAAACATCATCGACTTCACAAGCATTACCACACCAATCACTCTCATCGCACACTCAATGGGCTGTCTCGTCGCCATAACATATGCTCTCCGGGACCCGTCCAGAATCAAAAATCTCATCCTCATGGGCCCAGTCTCAACTCCCCTTCCACCACCAGCCCAACAAGCCCTGACCGCACGCGCGCAGGCAGTCCGAACCAAAGGCCTCTTGGGCTCCGGGACCGCCGACACAGTCAGCGACGCAGGCACCTCCTCCGCAACCAAAATGTTCCAACCAGTCGCATACACAGCCGTCCGGTCCTCCCTTCTGAACACAAATCCAGAAGGATACGCTAAAGCTTGCACGGCACTTGTCGGGTGCGAGGCATTGGCGATCGAGAAATTAACAATGCCAGTATTGGTTATGACCGGTGATGAGGATAAGACGGCGTCGGTCCAGGCTGTTACTGCTAATGTGCATGAGCGGCTTGCGGATTCGAGATTGGAGATTCTGAAGTGTACAGGGCACTGGCATGTTTATGAAAACCCGGAGGGTGTTTCGAGGGCTATTAGGTCGTTTCTGGCCTGA